CGGATGCCCGATGCTGCCATACTGCAGTTCCGCGCTTATCAACTTTGCTTCCACGCAGTATTCCAGATAACGACGGCAGGTGGTTTTGCTGATGCCGGTTTTTTCCACCACCTGTTCCACGGACCAGTTTGTGTCAGGATCGTCGCTGAAAACCTGCTTCACCCGCTCAAGGGTATTGGGTTCGATGCCTTTGGTCGACGGCACGGCGGAGGTGTCGGCGGCGGGCAGATTAAACAGCTTATCCAGCGCGTGCTGATCGACCACTTTTTGCTGACGCAGGGTGTGGACCAGCAGCATAAAACGTTCCAGCGACGCCCGCAGGCGCTGGAAAAAGACCGGTTTGATGAGGTAGTCAAACGCGCCGCTGCGCATGGCGTGGCTGCAGGTCTGCATATCGCTAGCGGCAGTGATAAAGATCACCGAACATTCGAAGCTTTTTAGTAACGGGCTGTCAATCAGGTCCACGCCCTGACCGTCCGGGAGAAAATTATCGAGCAGGATCAGCCGCGGCTGGTGGCGTTGCAACAGGGCGCGAGCCTGCTCAAGCGTGCTGGCGATCCCGACGACGCGCAGGTGGAAATTCTGTTCGATATACTCGCGATGCAGTTCAGCAAGATGCGGCTCATCTTCCACAATGACCACATCAAGCGGCTGGCTGTGCGTCATGGACTCCTCCTGTTTCAAAAGGAATGAACACCGAAAACAGCGTGCCCTGCGGCGTGTTATCCGTCACTTCAATGTTGCCACCGGCCCCTTGCACATAGCCTGCCACCAGATAGAGACCAATTCCGTGCTCGGCCCCCGCCGGTTCATCGCCCTGCGGTTTGCTGGTCACGCCCTGTTCAAAAAGATGGGGTTTCAGCGCATCGTCCACGCCGCTGCCCTGATCGGCGACTTCAATCAGCAGATCCCGATTGCGGTCGGAAATATAGAGTTCAACCGGTGCGCGGGGCAGCGGCGTTTTCAGCGTGGCGTCGACGGCGTTATCCAGCAGATTACCTAGCACTGACATCAGCGCTGTTTCGGTGATCCCCGGAGGAATGCGCATCAGCTGGCAGACGGGATCAAACTGCAGCTCGATCCCTTTTTCCCGCGCGCTGACATATTTCCCCAGCAGTAGCCCGCACAGCGCCGGTGAGGTAAAGCGCGAGGAGACAAAATCCAGCACCTTTTGCGCGCCCTCCGACTGGACCTGAATGTAGTGAATCGCATCGTCATAGCGCTGCATTTGCAGCAGGCCGACCAGTGTGGCGGTCCAGTTCAGCTGTTCGTGGCGCATGATGCGCAGGTTGTCGGCGTAGCGCCGGACCTGGCTTAACTGGCTACTCAGGGTGTTGATGTCATTTTTATCGCGGAAGCTAAACACCCAGCCGTTGGCTTCGCCTGGGTCCAGCGTAATCGCCACGCGGTTAACGATCATCTGCTTCTGATTGAGCACCGTAATCTGGTCGTGTTGTGCCACACCGCTGTCGGCGAAAAAGGCCGGAGGAAGATGCACCACCTGGTCCAGCGGTTTGCCAATCAGCTTCTCTTCCGTCTGCGTCAAATCGAGCAGCTCCCGCGCGGCCCGGTTAATCAGAATCAGCTGTCGCTCGCCGTTCACAGCAAACACGCCTTCATACATCGCTTCCAGCAGCGCTTTTTGTTGCCGTACCAGCAGGGCAATGTCTTTTGGCTCCAGCCAGAACATCTGTTTTTTAACGTTGCGGGTGAAAATCCACGAAAAGAGAAACAACAGCAACAGCAGGGCAACGCCATACAATGCCGCCTGCCACAGCAGACGCGCGTTGATATTGGCGATGTAAGAAGTGAGATAGCCGACGGAAACAATGCCAATCACCTGATGACGCGCATCGAAAATGGGCGCTTTGCTGCGCAGCGATACGCCAATGCCGCCCTGGCGCATCGAGATAATGGTTTTGCCGCGCAGCACCTCGGCATTATCACCGCCAATCATCGGCAGGTTCAGGCGCTCCGGCGATTCGGAGTGATACAGATGCTGCTCGTTTACATCGCCGATCACGAAGTAGCTGGCATCGCTTTGATCGCGTAGCGGCTGGATTATGCGAGCAATGCCGTCGATATCCCGGGCTTCGACTTTCTCTGCCAGCCCCGGCATCAGGGCAATTTCACTGGCCTGCACCCGTGCGCGCTGGCCTAAATCATGATGCAACTGTTTGTCGATGACGTGATACAAAATCCCGCCCAAAATCGCCAGCAGCAGGCAGGAAAAGAGCACCAGCGACAGAAAAAGCTTCACCTGAAAAGGGAATCTGGGTTTCATGTGGCCTGCAACGAAGGGGGCTGATGGACATGATCGCAGCCTAGCATGCGGGTAGAAGTGCCGGAATCAGGATGTTGCAGAGTTGTGAACCTGGCTAAGACTTCCGATGGGGAAAGGCGCGCGAAGCGGGGCAGGAGCTTCGCGCAGCGCGATGATTAGGCTTTAAAACCGGTGTCGCCGATTTGCGCCTCCGCTGACCAGCGCAGCAGTTCGGCGGTGGCCGGTTCCCCCTCTGCCGGGGACCAGCGGGCAAAATCGTCCTCCGCTACCGGCTGATAGCCGCCGTGTTTGACTTCAAAAATCACGCCGCCGTGATCTAACGACAGCACCGAGTGCCAGGTGCCCGCCGCCATTTCAACGACCTTGCACTCTTCGCCCAGCACCACGCGATGCGTGACATTGCCCTCGTCATCAAAGTTGAGTACCAGGAAACGGCCACTCAGCGCAAACAGCAGTTCAAAGGTGTGCGGATGGCGGTGAGGTCGGACATAGGTGCCCGGTTCCATCGCAATGGCCAGGCGTTGTACCGGGTCGCTTAATTCAGGGTGAAGATTACGATGAGCGCGTAAACGTGGGGCACTGGCTGCCGCGTCGCTCTGCTGACGCATGTCACTGAGAGTGATAGTTTTCATTTGAGTTGCCTCACATTTTGCTGACGAGCACGACGCTCCGGGATTCAAGAGTAACAGCCGCCCTGCATGCCGAAAAGCGGGCGGCTGTAACAAATGTATCAGGCGGCTAACACGCAGGCCTGGCCGTTGATCGTTACCTTGACTGCCGCACCTTTCTGCCAGTGCTGCTGGCTCAAGGTTTTGACCTGCAACGCCATTGACCAGTCCGGGGACGTTAAGGTCAGCGTCGAAAGATGGCCGGTGAAATCCACCTCGCTGACTATCGCTGTTGGCTGCGGATGGTCAGCCATAATCCTCAGTTGTTCCGGGCGCAGCATAATGCGTCTGTCGCCCGTGAGGTGCGGATTGCCGACGGGGACATCGCCCAGACAACACCGCGCCATGCCATCCTGCACTTGCGCCGCGAAAATCAATGCGTCACCGAGAAACAGCGCGGTCTCTTCATCTACAGGCCGGGAGTAAACCTCCACTGGCGTGCCGACCTGGGTAAAACGCCCGGTACGGATGACCGCAATCTGGCTGGCAAACGACAGCGCTTCTTGCTGATCGTGCGTCACCAGAATCGTGGCGACACCGGCCTGTTCCAGTAAATCCGCCGTGGCTTTGCGCGTGGCGGCACGCAGGCCGGTATCCAGCGCCGAGAAGGGTTCATCCAGCAGCATCAACGCCGGTTTTTGCGCCAGCGCGCGGGCCAGTGCCACACGCTGCTGCTGACCGCCGGAAATTTCATGCGGCCAGTGTGAGGCAAGACGATTATCGAGAGACACCAGTTCCATCAATTCCGCCACGCGCAGGCGATTTTCTTCTTTCGAGCCTTTCAGACCGTAAGCGATGTTGTCGCCGACTTTCATGTGCGGAAACAGCGCACCTTCCTGCGGCACAAAACCAATGCCTCGCTCATGGGCGGGGACAAAGGTGTGCTGGTCGAATAGCACCTGATTGCTCAGAGTGATCTGCCCGGCATCCGGGGTTTCAAATCCGGCAAGAATGCGCAGCAGGGTGGTTTTACCGGAGCCGGACGGCCCAACAATCGCCGTTCTGCTTCCGGCTTCGACTTTCAGGTTCAGGTCGTCCAGCACGGTGATCTGGCCGAATTTCTTCGAAATGTTCGATAACTCAATCATCTTACAACCCTGCGAGTTTTTGTGACTGCACGTAGAGAATGCCGGTGAGCGGCAGCGAGATAAGGATCATCAGCAGGGCATAAGGCGCTGCGGCGACATAATCAATTTCACTGGTCAACGCCCAGAACCCGGTCGACAGCGTGCGGGTGCCGAGCGGTGAAAGCAGCAGCGTGGCGGTTAACTCATTACAGATGCCAAGGAAAACCAACGCGCCTCCAGCGGCGGCACCGGGTGCGGCAAGGCGCAGCGTAACGCTCCACAACGCGGTGGCGGGCGTTTTACCTAAGCTTCTGGCCACGTTTTCAAGCTCTACGGGTGCCTGAGCGATGCCCGCGCGCAGGTTGATCAGTGCGCGTGGAGCGAACATCAACAGGTACGCCAGGAACAGCGTGATTTCGGTCTGGTAAATGGGGCGCGCGTAGTGAATGGTCACGGTGACCAGCGCCAGCGCCACCACAATGCCGGGCAGCGAGCTGGTGAAATAATTACAGCCCTCCAGCACGCGGAACAGCGGGCGAGGATGACGCACCGAGAGCCACGCAATCGGCACACCGGCAAGCAGCGTGAGTATTGCACCGCTGGCGGCGAGCACCAGGGTTTGCTGGAGCGATAGCCACAGATTGGCCTGGTTCCAGTTCTCTAAACCGCCCAGCCACAGCCAGCGACAGAGCACCGCGAGGGGCACCACAAAGGCCAGCAGGATCACCGCGAAGGCGAAAACTTGCCCGAGACACTGAGAGGCGTAATGAAGTTGCCCGCGTTTTTGTTCGCGAGGCGCTCCGGCCCCGACTCGCGCGTAGCGTGCTTTACCGCGCGTCGCACCTTCCAGCGTCAAAATAGCCAGACAGCACAGCGCCAGCACGCCCGCCAGCATATTGGCCGCCGGACCGCTGAACGTCGACTGGAACTGATCGTAAATGGCGGTAGTGAAGGTGTCGAAGCGAATCATGGCATACAGGCCGTACTCCGCCAGAAGGTGCAGTGCGACCAGCAATGCACCGCCCCATACTGGCAGGCGCAGCTGCGGCAGGACAATACGGAAAAAGACGCGCAGCGGCGGCGTGCCTAACGAGGCCGCCACATCTTCGAGCGTCGGGTCCAGACGGCGCAGCACGGCGGCGACGGGCAGATAAATAAAGGGATAATAGGCAAGCACAGACAGGAAAACGCCCGCGCTCAAACCGTGAATTGAGGGCACGGCGCTCACCCAGGCATAGCTTTGTACGAACGCCGGAATGGCGAGTGGGGCAACCGCCAGCATCGACCAAATCCTGCGGCCCGCGAGGGTGGTTCGTTCTGTCAGCCAGGCGAGCAGCACCCCCACAAACACGCACAGTGGCACGGTCACCAGGACTAATAACAGCGTGTTGCTGAGCAACTCAGCAACACGCGGGCGAAAGATGAGTGCTTTAACGGTATCCCAGCCGGTATCAAAACCGATGTACACAATAAAGGTCGGCGGGATCAGCGACAGCAGCGAAAACACCACCGCCATTATCACCATCACGGGCGCGGGGCGGTGCTGTGACACCGGACGCGCCGCGATGGATTTATCAGTAACATTCACTACGGACATTCAGCACTCACCACGTTTGTTACGATTAAAGCAGGCCAGCCTGAGTCATCAGGTCGATAACTTTTTTGCTGTTAAGCGATGACGCTTCAACTTTTGGTGCATCCAGATCTTTGAGCGGAACCAGTTTCGGGTTGGATGCCGCGTTCACACCCACCGCATATTCAAACGCGTCGTTGGTGCGCAGAGATTCTTGGCCCGCTTTGCCAGTGACCCACTTCATAAAGGCCTGAGCCTGCTGCGGGTGCTTACTGGAAGCCAGCACACCGCCGCCGGAGATGCTGACGAACGCGCCTGGGTCCTGATGTTTAAAGTAGTGGAGCTGGGTGTTTTTGCTGTTTTCGCCGGTCTTCGCCTGGTCTACAAAGCGGTAGTAGTGATAGATGATGCCACCATCAATCTGACCGGCATTCACGGCTTTCATCACCGTGCTGTTGCCTTTGTAAGCCACAAAGTTGGTTTTCATCGCTTTCAGCCACTCAAGCGTCGCTTTTTCACCTTTCAGGGCCAAGACGGCACTGACGATAGCCTGGAAATCCGCCCCTGATGGAGACGCCGCCCAACGGCCTTTCCACTCAGGTTTTGCGAGATCCATCAGCGAGTGCGGCAGCTGTGCTTCGGTCAGTTTCGCCGGGTTGTAAACGAACACTGTGCTGCGGGCTGCAATGCCTGTCCAGCGGCCATGCTCTGGACGGTAAGCTGGGGCCACCTGAGCCAGCGTCGCGGCATCCAGCGGTGCAAATAATTTGGCGTTATCAACCAGCACCATCGCCGGAGAGTTTTCGGTCAGGAACACGTCGGCAGGGGATGCGCTGCCTTCCTGCACCAGCTGGTTACCCAACTCGCTGTCGCCGCCGTTACGCAGCGTCACTTTGATGCCGGTTTCTTTGGTGAAGCCATCCACCCATGCCTGAACCAGGTTCTCATGCTGGGCGTTATACACCACGATGCCTTCGTTGTTGTCGGCTGCCATTGCCTGCGGCGCAAGCAGCATCGAGGAAGTCATCATCGCGAGGGAGCATAAAGACGATACGCCAAATTTCATAAGTTAATCCTTCATAAAAGTGAGTCATTAGCACCAGAAAGCATAACGAGGCGGATTACAGCACAATTATTAAAGGATGATAATGAAAGTTATTATCACTTGTGTAGAAGGCAGTGAAATCGGGGTGATCGCACTTTTTCTGGCATAAAACACCAGTTTGATAAGTGCGACCAAAGGAAAGATTAAAAAAGACTTAAGATGAGTGAATTATTTTGTTCTGACCATTTAAACGCCATCAGCCCAGAAAAAATCCAGCTTCGCGGCTATTCCCACATCATTTTGCTGAGTGCTGCTGTCCACATACCAGGCTCCCAGCGCGAGCGTTACCCTTTTCGAGACCGGCGCCGACCAGCCCAGCTCTGCACCTTTTAACGTATCTGCGTAAGGATACCTGCTATTGATCGCCTGCGATTCGCGGTTGACTCTTGCCCACACTAGCCGGGTGCTAAAACGCTGTTCATTTTCCAGTACCAGCTCAACCTTTGCGGAAAAACGCGTCCCGTCGCCGCCCATCGCCTCTCCCAGCGAAGCGCCTTGCTGGTAATAGCCCTCGTGGTAACAATAGTGATAATAAATATTGCCGGTTTTTTTCATTCCTGAACGCGTATCCGCACCTTCGAGATACCCGTTTACCTGCCGGTTGCCCCAAAGATAATTCCCCTGCAGACCGGCTAAGAACGTATTATGTGAGGGTAAAACACCGGCCTGATCGTCTCCGATGACCTGCCCATACACTGAGAGCGGAAGCCCGGTGAGAGTGAATAGCTTCCAGTTAATATCCGCCCCCGCCATTTGATTGCCGGGGTCACGAGCCTGACTTCCCGTATTATCTCGCCCCAGGAAAGCATCGCGAAACGAGGCCATATCATTTGGACGACCTTTGCCTCCCCACATCATAATTCTGGAAAAGCCAGTTTCCAGAGAATCTACGGGAGTAAAGGTGAGTCGCCCGCCGATCAGCTTCGGTTCTTCAGGACTGTGATACTGACGTATTTGCCCTGCGGAAAGCTGATATTGCCAGCGTCCGGCCCAGGAAAGCCACGGGGATTCAAACGGTGACTGTTCAGCGCGCTGCATCATAAACCCAACGACCGGACGCGCGGCATCAGAGCGAATAAGGCTTCCGTCATTGCCCGGCCCCCACCATTGCGGTATTTCCCCGAAGGCGATCCACTGGTTGAAAACGTTTATCCCGGCAAAGGCCCCGTTCAAATTTCCACGTGTCATATCATCGATATACCGATCATGCTCGCGTTGTCCCTGTAAATTGATATCCCAGGATTCTCCGCTGAACTTTAGCGCCGCTCGGACACCGTTGGCACTGGTTTCTGAAGCGTTAAAACCTGTCGGTAATGTCGGCTTTGCTGATTGCGTCCAGGTGTTAAGTCTGAGAGGCGCTTTAATGTCACCCAGACGAGAAAGTACCCTGATGATCACCCGTTGGGCTGCTGGATTATCCTGGCTTTTAGCGGTGTGAAGCGCATGCTCAATTTCTTCCTGGCTAAGCGGCCAGGTGGACAGATTGATATTGATAATATTACGGTTATTAAGCCATGTCAGATCGCTTCGAAGTATATTATCGGCAGAGACAAGCCCAGCAGCTTGAATATACAGCGGAGCACATATCAGGATTATTCCAATGAAGAGCCAGAGTAATGGTGGCGACAATTTCATACACATCCTTTGTGGTTTATGCCCGCTTCAACTCTCTTTCTGTTTCGAGAAAGTCAGGGGTGTTGTGATTCAGCGCCTTCATGACTTTTAGTAAAGTGAATAACTCGTAATCTGAATGAACGTCAAACTTACCCATGATCATTCTTTTATGCGTAAAAACAGTTTTCACACTAATGTGCATAATTCCGGCAATTTGCTCTGCTCTGTCACCCCGGTAATAATGCGTTGCGACATTTATCTGCTGTGGCGAAAGCGTTTTATGTTTGCAGTCATGACACTTCCAGTGATGAGGCAAGATTGACTGCGTGCGACAGCTTTCCCAGCCGTGGAATATTTTCTTTTTAATTCTGCTTACAGGTTCAGTGCGATTGATAAAAATAATATTTTTAAAACACAGTGGAAGATCATCAAACTGCGGTTTGTGGTTGCCTTCGTAAATCCCGAGGATCAGGCTGTTTTTCTTACGTGCATGTAAGAAAGGGTGGCAGATACTGATTTCTCCGGGCGAAAGCCCGAGGACAATCACATCCGCCATCGCGATGCTGTGTGGTGCCATTTCGCTGGTGAC
Above is a window of Lelliottia jeotgali DNA encoding:
- a CDS encoding LuxR family transcriptional regulator, which produces MMIKIIIDECDSFYRHGMNALLGKVFLEQFDECISVTSEMAPHSIAMADVIVLGLSPGEISICHPFLHARKKNSLILGIYEGNHKPQFDDLPLCFKNIIFINRTEPVSRIKKKIFHGWESCRTQSILPHHWKCHDCKHKTLSPQQINVATHYYRGDRAEQIAGIMHISVKTVFTHKRMIMGKFDVHSDYELFTLLKVMKALNHNTPDFLETERELKRA
- a CDS encoding Ferric iron ABC transporter, iron-binding protein: MKFGVSSLCSLAMMTSSMLLAPQAMAADNNEGIVVYNAQHENLVQAWVDGFTKETGIKVTLRNGGDSELGNQLVQEGSASPADVFLTENSPAMVLVDNAKLFAPLDAATLAQVAPAYRPEHGRWTGIAARSTVFVYNPAKLTEAQLPHSLMDLAKPEWKGRWAASPSGADFQAIVSAVLALKGEKATLEWLKAMKTNFVAYKGNSTVMKAVNAGQIDGGIIYHYYRFVDQAKTGENSKNTQLHYFKHQDPGAFVSISGGGVLASSKHPQQAQAFMKWVTGKAGQESLRTNDAFEYAVGVNAASNPKLVPLKDLDAPKVEASSLNSKKVIDLMTQAGLL
- a CDS encoding Transcriptional regulatory protein CitB, DpiA, whose amino-acid sequence is MTHSQPLDVVIVEDEPHLAELHREYIEQNFHLRVVGIASTLEQARALLQRHQPRLILLDNFLPDGQGVDLIDSPLLKSFECSVIFITAASDMQTCSHAMRSGAFDYLIKPVFFQRLRASLERFMLLVHTLRQQKVVDQHALDKLFNLPAADTSAVPSTKGIEPNTLERVKQVFSDDPDTNWSVEQVVEKTGISKTTCRRYLEYCVEAKLISAELQYGSIGHPRRLYRKVP
- a CDS encoding Tryptophan synthase beta chain like, whose translation is MKTITLSDMRQQSDAAASAPRLRAHRNLHPELSDPVQRLAIAMEPGTYVRPHRHPHTFELLFALSGRFLVLNFDDEGNVTHRVVLGEECKVVEMAAGTWHSVLSLDHGGVIFEVKHGGYQPVAEDDFARWSPAEGEPATAELLRWSAEAQIGDTGFKA
- a CDS encoding Ferric iron ABC transporter, ATP-binding protein; the protein is MIELSNISKKFGQITVLDDLNLKVEAGSRTAIVGPSGSGKTTLLRILAGFETPDAGQITLSNQVLFDQHTFVPAHERGIGFVPQEGALFPHMKVGDNIAYGLKGSKEENRLRVAELMELVSLDNRLASHWPHEISGGQQQRVALARALAQKPALMLLDEPFSALDTGLRAATRKATADLLEQAGVATILVTHDQQEALSFASQIAVIRTGRFTQVGTPVEVYSRPVDEETALFLGDALIFAAQVQDGMARCCLGDVPVGNPHLTGDRRIMLRPEQLRIMADHPQPTAIVSEVDFTGHLSTLTLTSPDWSMALQVKTLSQQHWQKGAAVKVTINGQACVLAA
- a CDS encoding Sensor kinase CitA, DpiB gives rise to the protein MKPRFPFQVKLFLSLVLFSCLLLAILGGILYHVIDKQLHHDLGQRARVQASEIALMPGLAEKVEARDIDGIARIIQPLRDQSDASYFVIGDVNEQHLYHSESPERLNLPMIGGDNAEVLRGKTIISMRQGGIGVSLRSKAPIFDARHQVIGIVSVGYLTSYIANINARLLWQAALYGVALLLLLFLFSWIFTRNVKKQMFWLEPKDIALLVRQQKALLEAMYEGVFAVNGERQLILINRAARELLDLTQTEEKLIGKPLDQVVHLPPAFFADSGVAQHDQITVLNQKQMIVNRVAITLDPGEANGWVFSFRDKNDINTLSSQLSQVRRYADNLRIMRHEQLNWTATLVGLLQMQRYDDAIHYIQVQSEGAQKVLDFVSSRFTSPALCGLLLGKYVSAREKGIELQFDPVCQLMRIPPGITETALMSVLGNLLDNAVDATLKTPLPRAPVELYISDRNRDLLIEVADQGSGVDDALKPHLFEQGVTSKPQGDEPAGAEHGIGLYLVAGYVQGAGGNIEVTDNTPQGTLFSVFIPFETGGVHDAQPAA
- a CDS encoding Ferric iron ABC transporter, permease protein, with the translated sequence MSVVNVTDKSIAARPVSQHRPAPVMVIMAVVFSLLSLIPPTFIVYIGFDTGWDTVKALIFRPRVAELLSNTLLLVLVTVPLCVFVGVLLAWLTERTTLAGRRIWSMLAVAPLAIPAFVQSYAWVSAVPSIHGLSAGVFLSVLAYYPFIYLPVAAVLRRLDPTLEDVAASLGTPPLRVFFRIVLPQLRLPVWGGALLVALHLLAEYGLYAMIRFDTFTTAIYDQFQSTFSGPAANMLAGVLALCCLAILTLEGATRGKARYARVGAGAPREQKRGQLHYASQCLGQVFAFAVILLAFVVPLAVLCRWLWLGGLENWNQANLWLSLQQTLVLAASGAILTLLAGVPIAWLSVRHPRPLFRVLEGCNYFTSSLPGIVVALALVTVTIHYARPIYQTEITLFLAYLLMFAPRALINLRAGIAQAPVELENVARSLGKTPATALWSVTLRLAAPGAAAGGALVFLGICNELTATLLLSPLGTRTLSTGFWALTSEIDYVAAAPYALLMILISLPLTGILYVQSQKLAGL